A portion of the Oxynema aestuarii AP17 genome contains these proteins:
- the bioU gene encoding (S)-8-amino-7-oxononanoate synthase BioU yields the protein MSSQQPTPASDANPIQPLKIGVLGFGGLGQAASRVLAPKREMIWVAAADKQGYAYNPEGLNPDECIQIYRDRGSLGHLEPGGVLAHDSIAELLARAPQVDGYFLALPNLPNTFMASVVRQFIASGWRGVLVDALKRTSALEQMLALRDELAEAGIVYMSGCGATPGLLTAAAAIAAQSYAEIHEVKITFGVGIANWDAYRATIREDIAHMSGYDVDTAMAMSDAEVEALLDRTDGKITLENMEHADDIMLELAGICPRDRVTVGGVVDTRNPKKPLSTNVRITGRTFEGKQSSHTFTLGDETSMAANVCGPAFGYLKAGIALHRRGLYGLYTAAEVMPQFVR from the coding sequence ATGAGTTCTCAACAGCCGACCCCCGCTTCCGATGCCAACCCCATCCAACCCCTCAAAATCGGCGTTTTGGGCTTCGGGGGCTTGGGACAGGCCGCCAGTCGCGTTCTCGCCCCCAAACGGGAAATGATTTGGGTGGCGGCTGCGGACAAACAAGGCTATGCCTACAACCCCGAAGGCTTGAATCCCGACGAGTGCATCCAAATCTACCGCGATCGAGGTTCCCTGGGCCATCTCGAACCCGGCGGGGTCCTCGCCCACGACAGTATTGCCGAATTACTGGCGCGCGCCCCCCAAGTAGACGGCTACTTCCTCGCCCTGCCGAACTTGCCCAATACCTTTATGGCGTCCGTCGTCCGGCAATTTATCGCTTCGGGCTGGCGTGGGGTTCTCGTGGACGCGCTCAAACGGACCAGCGCCCTCGAACAGATGCTCGCCTTGCGAGACGAACTCGCCGAAGCCGGGATCGTGTATATGAGCGGCTGCGGCGCCACCCCCGGACTGCTGACGGCGGCGGCGGCGATCGCCGCCCAAAGCTATGCCGAAATCCACGAGGTTAAAATTACCTTCGGCGTCGGGATTGCCAATTGGGACGCCTACCGCGCCACGATCCGAGAAGATATCGCCCATATGAGCGGTTATGACGTCGATACGGCGATGGCGATGAGCGATGCCGAAGTCGAGGCACTCCTCGATCGCACCGACGGCAAAATCACCTTGGAAAATATGGAACACGCCGACGATATCATGCTCGAATTAGCCGGGATTTGCCCGCGCGATCGCGTCACCGTCGGCGGCGTCGTCGATACCCGCAACCCGAAAAAACCCTTAAGCACCAACGTTCGCATCACCGGGCGCACCTTTGAAGGCAAGCAGTCGAGCCATACCTTCACCCTCGGCGACGAAACCAGCATGGCGGCGAATGTTTGCGGTCCGGCGTTCGGCTATCTCAAAGCGGGGATCGCCTTGCATCGGCGCGGACTGTACGGCTTGTATACGGCGGCGGAAGTCATGCCCCAGTTCGTGCGCTAA
- a CDS encoding sucrase ferredoxin — MSEFFCSDLARQSGIFLGGTARHYETYFLIECPPPWTSYDLDSRQIPENLRALGDRFYRRSQPITRRILLIYNPAYFQPDRRRVIIYHKPQGFANRYERYEFFVSDLAEVAPAIERFLKTHSLELENSNSQGQDLLICTHGQNDRCCARYGKPLYYKALKMSDRCDLANLRIWQTSHIGGHHLAPTAIDFPQGRYYGHLDLNRLQTILTRSGSILDLYSVYRGWGLLPNTVQVLEKELLKQWGWDGLNYAVQFRSLKAGDRVELDVRDSRGAIVTYQADITLDSEQHFTLPGSCCQTYQVESQPWKIENLIKTISQSNRL, encoded by the coding sequence ATGAGTGAATTTTTTTGTTCCGATCTGGCACGACAGTCGGGAATATTTCTCGGCGGAACCGCACGCCATTACGAGACTTATTTTTTAATTGAATGTCCGCCCCCTTGGACGAGTTACGACCTCGATTCCCGACAGATTCCCGAGAACTTACGCGCGCTCGGCGATCGCTTTTACAGACGATCGCAACCGATTACCCGGCGAATTTTGCTAATTTACAATCCAGCATATTTTCAACCCGATCGCCGTCGCGTTATTATTTACCACAAACCTCAAGGATTTGCCAATCGATACGAACGTTACGAGTTTTTTGTTTCCGATCTGGCCGAAGTTGCCCCCGCGATCGAACGTTTTCTTAAAACCCACTCTCTAGAATTAGAAAATAGCAATTCTCAGGGGCAAGATCTTCTCATTTGTACCCACGGACAAAACGATCGCTGTTGCGCCAGATATGGCAAACCACTTTATTATAAAGCTTTGAAAATGAGCGATCGATGTGACCTCGCCAATCTGCGGATTTGGCAAACGAGTCATATCGGCGGACACCATTTAGCACCGACGGCGATCGATTTTCCCCAAGGGCGCTACTACGGCCATCTCGATCTGAATCGTTTACAAACAATTTTAACGCGATCGGGGTCAATTCTCGATCTTTATTCCGTTTATCGCGGTTGGGGTTTGTTACCCAATACCGTGCAGGTTTTAGAAAAAGAATTATTGAAACAATGGGGCTGGGACGGGCTAAATTATGCCGTACAATTTCGATCGCTTAAAGCAGGCGATCGCGTCGAGCTAGACGTTCGCGATTCGAGGGGGGCGATCGTCACCTATCAAGCAGATATTACCCTGGATTCCGAGCAACACTTTACCCTTCCCGGTTCCTGTTGTCAAACTTATCAAGTAGAAAGCCAACCCTGGAAAATTGAAAACCTGATTAAAACCATCTCTCAAAGCAACAGGCTATAG
- a CDS encoding pentapeptide repeat-containing protein, whose translation MNKRTALASTILLGSFWIATPAIAENFQHLQQLMSTKECTGCDLSGSGLVRADLAGADLSGANLTRANLSRANLAGADLSGANLTGASLFGANLTGANLTGANLRGTDLREAYLVDVDFTDALVDSAYVQDAVGMPSELLSVEEVYNWGVAEAKRKNHKKAIAYFNRALSLDPEFAPAYLARAVVRAETGDTNGAIGDAEIASKLFAIENNPQAFDTSRLLVAQLQALQDPERQNQGQGGSFLRTVGAIGISILRLML comes from the coding sequence ATGAACAAACGCACTGCTCTCGCCTCCACGATTTTGTTGGGCAGTTTTTGGATCGCTACCCCGGCGATCGCCGAAAACTTCCAACACCTGCAACAATTGATGTCTACCAAAGAATGCACGGGCTGCGATTTGAGTGGTTCGGGTTTAGTGCGGGCCGATCTGGCGGGGGCCGATCTGAGTGGGGCGAATTTAACCCGGGCTAATCTCAGTCGGGCGAATTTGGCGGGGGCCGATCTGAGTGGGGCGAATTTGACCGGGGCGTCCTTATTTGGTGCGAATTTGACTGGGGCGAATTTGACCGGGGCGAATTTGCGCGGGACGGATTTGCGAGAAGCGTATTTAGTCGATGTCGATTTCACCGACGCCCTGGTTGATAGTGCCTACGTCCAGGATGCGGTGGGTATGCCGTCGGAGCTGCTCAGTGTGGAGGAAGTGTATAATTGGGGAGTGGCCGAAGCGAAGCGCAAAAACCACAAAAAGGCGATCGCCTATTTCAATCGCGCCCTGTCTCTGGATCCGGAATTCGCTCCGGCATACTTGGCGCGAGCGGTCGTGCGGGCGGAAACGGGGGATACCAACGGGGCGATCGGGGATGCGGAAATTGCCTCGAAGTTATTCGCGATCGAAAATAACCCGCAAGCGTTCGACACGTCGCGCCTGTTGGTGGCGCAGTTACAAGCGCTGCAAGATCCGGAACGACAAAACCAAGGTCAAGGGGGATCGTTCCTGCGGACCGTGGGGGCGATCGGAATCTCGATTTTGCGGTTGATGTTGTAG
- a CDS encoding tetratricopeptide repeat protein, translating to MSRCLRTVSLLTGIVLLGQGTFSPWVGANPLEPSIAQNAEERANQAVQLYEEGFDLYRQGRFEGALEKFQEVLNISQEIGDRVGETIALTRIGRVYDNLRRYSEALDAYDRALKIARDLKERQQEAIVLDYIGLVYQEQGDIEAARESHQDSLAIFRELGVRRSEGIVLGNLGRLYRNSEDYDKALEMYRSALEIAIEIEDRQQEGILLDYLGVTYTQLEQYDQALDVLESALEIFEELGIERSEAITRSNLGTVYGNLGREEEAIASLKSALAIFQRLGDTQAAGAIEKQIEGMAQP from the coding sequence ATGTCTCGTTGCTTGAGAACCGTCAGTTTGTTGACCGGAATCGTCCTGCTCGGTCAAGGGACCTTCAGTCCCTGGGTGGGTGCCAATCCTCTCGAACCCTCGATCGCCCAAAATGCCGAAGAACGAGCCAATCAAGCCGTTCAACTTTACGAAGAAGGCTTCGACCTCTATCGTCAAGGGCGCTTTGAAGGAGCATTGGAGAAATTCCAAGAAGTTTTAAACATTTCCCAAGAAATCGGCGATCGCGTTGGGGAAACCATCGCCCTGACCCGCATCGGTCGCGTTTACGATAACTTGCGGCGCTATAGCGAAGCCCTCGACGCTTACGATCGCGCCTTGAAGATCGCCCGAGACCTCAAAGAGCGCCAACAAGAGGCGATCGTACTCGACTATATCGGCCTGGTCTATCAAGAACAAGGCGATATCGAGGCCGCTCGCGAGTCCCATCAAGACAGCTTGGCTATTTTCCGAGAATTGGGCGTGCGGCGCTCGGAAGGTATTGTTTTAGGAAACTTAGGGCGACTGTACCGCAATAGCGAAGACTACGACAAAGCCTTAGAAATGTATCGCTCGGCGTTGGAGATCGCCATCGAAATCGAAGACCGCCAGCAAGAAGGAATTCTGCTCGACTATCTAGGGGTCACCTACACGCAATTAGAACAGTACGACCAAGCCCTCGACGTTCTCGAAAGCGCTCTAGAGATTTTTGAAGAACTCGGGATCGAACGCAGCGAAGCGATTACCCGCTCGAACTTGGGAACGGTTTACGGAAATTTGGGTCGGGAAGAAGAGGCGATCGCCTCGTTAAAATCCGCACTGGCAATTTTTCAACGACTCGGAGATACTCAAGCTGCAGGGGCGATCGAAAAGCAAATCGAGGGCATGGCACAACCCTAA
- a CDS encoding DUF2997 domain-containing protein: METLEFIIYPDGRVQEKVTGIVGASCAEVTAAIEAQLGQVLHQETTSEYFNTTVEQSASVQARAAYSDW; this comes from the coding sequence ATGGAAACACTCGAATTTATTATTTATCCCGATGGCCGCGTTCAGGAGAAAGTCACTGGCATAGTCGGTGCCTCTTGTGCGGAAGTCACGGCGGCGATCGAAGCGCAACTCGGACAAGTTCTCCATCAAGAAACGACGTCCGAATATTTCAACACCACCGTCGAACAGTCGGCCAGCGTCCAAGCTCGGGCGGCTTATAGCGATTGGTAA